The Carassius auratus strain Wakin chromosome 19, ASM336829v1, whole genome shotgun sequence genomic sequence ttaccgggagcggtccgtaactgcaaatggcaataggacactgggaggagccagaggagcttgatttttttcacagattatctgtctcatattctactgtcaggacataatgacaggtttaacaaatatatttttacaaaagttacctactgcagctttaatgctgTCAGTATGATCCTGAATATCTGCAACTGTTCTTGAGGAAGATAAATAGTGCtcaataaaactgcatttatttgataattacagTAACAACAGAGCTAACACTTTAGCATAGAGCCCAATTCTCAATtaattagttgtttattagcatgcatatttaatatattgtctgtttattaatatttctaaagCACATTTTCCAGTATAACCATATTCTACAATCCTTAATAACACGATACCTAAACTCAACAATTAACTTACCAGCTATTACTAAACAGAGTTTAATAAGGCAAAAGTcacagttaatggtttgttaatagagGGAATTGGACCTTACAATTAAGTGCATCCAAAACGGTAACATTTGGGAATTCCAATTTAAAattgctgttttctatgtgaacatattaaagtgtaattcattcctgtgatcaaagctgtattttcagcatcaatactcatgtgtcacatgatcttcagaaatcataataaaatgctgatttgctgctctagaaatttctattattatcagtgttgaaaacagttgtgatgcttctTATTTTTGTGGTAACGGTAACCTTTTTCTGCTCTTTCTATCGAATATAAAGTTAGAAAcagcatacattttaattagtaacagtaccgtcacttttgattaatttaatgcattcctgctgaataaaagtaaacttTTCAATTACGTTTAATTATGTGCAGCTTGGCAAACTACAGTGTAAATGCTAAAGTATCCTGATGTGAACAACAAGGAGTTGAGTCATCATTGCTCTGAACTCTACCTTTAGCCCCGGGTAGAGAAATGTTTcactattataatttaaaagcgGGGTTAGCACCAATTTTCCCTCCTGGTTATGAAAGCATGTTCCTGTGTCAAGGTGTACAGTGTGAAAGAATGAGGCATTGAATGTTAAGGCTAGATTTTTAGCAACAGACATCCAGTACTGTGCCTCATATTCACCTGCTTTGGACAGTCACAGAAGGTAAAACTATAGTACAGTCTGCAATACATTATATCTCTATGTGCATTGATGTAAATAGGTTGCATGCTGCATTCATCCAATCAATGTAACTGACACTGCAGATATGCAAATAAGGATTTGAGGATTGTACTGTGTGAATCCACAGCATTAGCTGTTAACCACAGGCAACTTTATGAACAGTGTGAAAGTTAAGACAACCCAGGATTCTGTTTACCCAGAGTTTAATATGATCCAGAGTTAATGATTGCAAGTGTGAAAAGCCCTCTAGTGAACAAATTACAACAAGATTTTCAAACTTAGAAATCTGATCAAAGCACAAACACATGCAGAAGTACATCTGAAGGCAGCGGTGTGGggactgaaaatgcatattttggaaatgggttttaaaatgaaaattttggaATACGCCTCCTTTGTTGTTTGCGTTTAAATCCCTAATACTGGAGTCTCTGAAAACTATGACGTTATGAGCATGCGTAGTATTATGTAGACGTGCAGTACATGTCGATTTTAAAGACAATAGGGCTGCGAAAATAAATCGATGCATCATGAATCGAGAAATTATTCAGCATCGATTCTGAGATTTTCCAAATGCATCACAATTCTTTCTTGAGTCGATCCTGAGCTTAGTTTTGAACATCAGATGgcactgcatgctttagaaacagccGTACTCTGCTCGTTTTCAAATCCTTACACACACTAgaacctaaaataatcattcataaaattcgAAAAGGTTGAGGCGAATTACGAGGGTGTTCACAGTaggctgtgtttacattaattaGAGTGTCATCTGCTGTTAAAATACAAACTCGAATCAAATCGATCTATCGTCCCAGCCCTAAAAAGACAAGTGCCAGCTAACATGCACAACAAAAACAAAGGTGATGTATATGGTAGTGTAGCAGCTGCTCAAGAATATGCaaacgcttcttcagcaaagtgtggatttaatTCACCAATATTATAATCATCATATGATCgtcacttccctacaggtacGGTTTACTAACAAAGTGACagcaccaactactggcctggcatacgtaATACACCGTTTCCGAGTATCGTTTTGAAAACATAAACGTAGCGTTGGTCTCACCTGACGTGTTTGCCGTGGATGAGCGACAGCAGGCAGAGGTTCACCATGTTCCACGAGGTGCTGTTGTCGTAGTGCATCAGGTTCAGGGCCATGGCCACATGCGAGTGACAGTTGTCACAACAAAGGTTGTGCTGGCGAGAGAACAGAGATTGTTTGTCAGAATACATAGAATATATTTTTCCACAAGCAAAACCCGGAAGAAACCCAGATTACCATTCTCTGTTTGTACTCTTCTGATGCGTTGTGAACGGCTGTGTCCCAGGCGTTAGATCCACTGGCATACACCTTACTGACGTCTAACATCCAGTACCTGGGAACAAAGCAGATTAATGCACACGAACCCCAGAATGCAGTTCAGCAGGCCAAGTCATTTCTTTTATAACCACTCTTGGTGGACATTAACCCTATAAAGTCTGCTGTATCATCTGATACAAAAACTTCTGTGAGCTATAAACGCCCAACACCATCAAGACTTGATCTGATAAACCCGTTTTTCACAATCTATACTAGCCTCTTGTCGTCTGATTGAGAGTTTATACTTTTTagcaaataaaaggcattttagtataattgtacttcatggttcattttttttttttttttttttgctgcgaAATCTTTACTTTACTTACATTACCAAAGACTAACTTTTAtcttgtaatatttcaagatgaacacttactggaaTGAAGcaactttttaatttaacttttttttttttacaaaagtaatcatgttaaaatgtgagTATTAAATACGATACAGGCTTATATTTGAAATATGATCATGCCCTGgggaacatttatttatatttcactcAATCATCACTCTATTGTATTGCATTGTATGCTTTGCCCTCCAAAATAAAGCTTTGCGCATAAAAATAAGCACTTAAATATCATCTCATTAAGACATATTACTGGGAGATAAAAAGTATGGACTGATATTTATTCTATGCATTTATGCAAGTATACTGTCATAAAGATCTCAGTGATCTGAATTTAATcctttttggccatataaatattAGCAACAGCATATTTTTGCACTGAGGTGTTTTTTCCCTCTCGAGTGTGAGCTCATAGAAGCCTGATGTCTCACATATGATACAAAccataaaacacatgcaaactttttatatattttgtataaaagtcTAATAATTCAGTTTTTGTTATTTCACAGGTCGAGCTTTAAAAAGGTGACGTCTGTAATCTTTTGGACGATTGCACTCTTTCTTGTATACCAGCTATAGAAAGCTGCAGTGTAAGTCGTTTATGCAAGTACACACTGTAGCATCTCTCTGTTTTGATATGGCAGTTCAGTGCAGCATCACAGCATTGACTCACTTTGTCGGTCTTCCGAATGCCATGTTATCCTCCTGCAAGAGCAGAGAAACAGAGTCAACTCTGTAGGTGTacaatttaacaattaactacaacAAAGCCCTCATCAGACGTGTGTTTTGCAGTTCATTCaaaacatttctctctttctcgAAAGACACCATTATGAATGCACACTTCTCCTTGGGAGGTCTATATGACCTGCAGCTCTCCGTTAGCTGTCGCACATCTCGAGTGTGCTCACGGTGGCTCATGGGATCTGCTGTCATGTGACTAATGAGTGTAGCGCTGCAGCTGAGATCATCATGACAGCACTCACTGCCTGAAGCACACACAACAGCAGCTCTGAGTCAGTCCTACAAAACCACACATCTACTATAATACAGGATACAAAAACAATCCTGAAACATATGTGACATGTAGACAACCTCATTTTATAGTTTgattttaatacaatatttagcactttttttgtttttttaactagtttactcttaaaattagttaaaacaatattaataagttCTTAATTTCCAgggcagtaaaataaaatactacttaAGTTGCATTATAGGAACATACATTAGGGATCAAAAGtctgggatcagtaagacttgtaatgctttttaaataagtctcatgctcatcaaagctgcatttatttgatcaaaaatacagaaaataaaactttatcttgctaaatgttattacaatataaaataatggtttctattttaatatccttaaaaatatcatttatttttgtgatgcaaagctgaatttccatcagcaattaaaaaatctttctaatatgctgatttattatcagtggtgGCAACGGTttcttttatctatttatttatttaaactccaatactttttttcaggattatttgataaataaaaaactaaaaagaacatcagtttattcaaaaaaataaaaatgtactgaccccaaacttttgaactgtagtggatataaaagatttatgttttaaataaatgctcttcttttttacttttattcatcagaGAATGCTGAAAAGGTATCACAGATTTCCAGAaattataaatcagcatattatgatgatttctgaaggatcaagtgatactgtggactggagtaatgatgctaaaaattcagctttgcatcacaggaataaattcgattttactgtatattgaattagaaaaattatattttaaatcacaataaaatttcacaatattacattttttccctgtattttttattttaaaaaatgtagccttgatgagcagaacaAACACCTGTAAAAACAGATACCAAACTTTTGACCGCTAGTGTAAATCTTAATATCTTACATAGTTTTGCTTCTCAAGAACATGTATACTCTGTTAAGTATAGtgtataaatatgaaaacaaagtaCTTAAATTGATAGTTCACCCGATAATGAAACCTCAAGAAGGTTGGTAACCAAAGAGCTGCCAACAATTTGCTGaacagtaggggtgctccgatcacgatcggccgatcgttaatgcgcatctcgtcagtaaagccggttctctaatcagcggttaattccatcaggtgcgtgatttcacatagagcagctgttactacacagagccgttgttaactgagaagacaatggctctgtgtagtaacagctgctctatgtgaaatcacgcacctgatagaattaaccactgattagagaaccggctttactgacgagatgcgcattaacgatcggccgatcgtgatcggagcacccctactgaaCAGCTAACCTAAAATCTAGTTCCTAAATATTACAGATCTTATTTTGAATGACTGAACCACATATACCTGTCTTTTTCGATTTCTTATAATGCTCTCTttgagattttgaagaatgttggtaaccaaacaataaaaaaaaaaaaaaaaaaaaacaaacaaactactaTTTAGGTTTCTCAGAAGACagagtcatataggtttggaacgatatAGAATTAAGTAAATTGTGATttgagctgaatttttttttttttcatggattaGTAAGAAATCACCCTTGGttgcaaagtaatgcatttaaCACAAATAACTAACATATTTtgaaaaacttgttttttttcctgCAAGTGTCATAATGTTCTGAAATCAAGCAATTTCCAAACCCCTTAAACCATGAACTGAGCTCAACCCACAGCGCTCTGCTCGTGCCACATGCGAGACGTGTTTCAGTCGCTGTCAGCCACAAGCGCGAGAGTTAAGTGCGGCAGACTGCGGTGCACTTGAGTGTGTGCTGGCCCGTATCACCGCAGGTCAAATAACCCCATCCTCTCACATTACCAGCCTTGCTCTACCCAACACATTTCACTTTTGCTCCTGTCTGGCAGAGATGTGTCTCTAGGATATTGTCCAATCCTGAAGAGAACTGCTGTGGAGCTCCGGTACCATGATAACTTTGCTTTTGTTTGAGCAGCTCGTCAGGATTCTTCTGCACAAGCGGTTGGATCCTCCATTCACTCAGATAGAGTTGCCCTGACTGTGAACTCTAGGATAAGACCATGTATTTTTAACAAGAGGATCTCTGAGAAAACTGCAATTAGTCGTGCAGAGAGCTGACGGAGCTGGAGGTGTAGCTTTCACCGCATGTCCTCCTCTGCTCTGCACCTTTTAGCACAggtatagatttttcttttggaaataacAGGATGTGCTCTTACAGGGTCACTGAAGAAGCTGGTGGCGAACAGCTGAACTTTCCAGCGATTTCTAGTGAAAACGATCGACGGAGTTTCACACTAAATTATAAAGACCTTTATCTAGAGGAACGATCTTAACCACATACACTTTATGAGGCCTTTATATGTCAACAAAAAGTTGCTTGACATGGTTGAGGTCAGACCGGAGGAAAGTCCAGCGCAGGTCATTTATAACACAGTAACAAGCCTCCATGGGCTTCGAACAAGCTCAAACCATCCAATCATAGATTTAAACCTGCACCGTTTGGAAATCTTCCCAGTGTTTCTTAATTGATGCACTTTGGCAATCTGGAGTTCATTTTCTCTACTGTAAGAAAAGGTGCTGCGAAAGACGTTCAGAGATGTTTAACACAGGAGCTTCTTACGTTTGCAGAGTGATGAGTTTCTCAACGGCACACTTGGAAATAACACAAATTCTATTGAATTGTACAATGGTCTTGACGACCTTGTATGTGTGAGAACCAATCAGTCAGTTTTGAGGATGTGATGCACACAGTATGTTGTTGGATCTTATAGAAATAGTTTTGTTGTCTCTGAAATATACAAACAAACTGCAAACGGAGTTATGTTTTCACAAGCTAAACAATCATGCATTGTCTCATGTATTCTTGGACAGGCAGATGTTATTATAATATACTTACTGAGACAAAGTATGGACCTGCAAAATCGCGGATCACCCCAGTGGAGGTGCAAATCCCCATGTGGCCGATGAAAGGAAAGAGCCATCTGAAAGAATACAACAAACAACAGGAATTAACAGAAGCACATTGTTTTCAGGTTTGATTTTGCCCCGGACAAGAATATCATCAATGTTTTCATCCATTTTCCagaaagtaacattttaaaagctTATATTAATCTTCTCTGTAAATTGCTCTGTTCTTTACAACTATTGATAGTACTaactaaatgtgttttatatacaaaatacagtTAATAGTTGCTATATTCGTTATCAGTTAATCCAGTTTCAgtcgcatttatttgatctattgGATTAATGCCTGTTCCACAGTCAACCatatttgaattacttttttaattaagtaattttttttctcacaatgaaCAGATTTCTGCTGATTCTAAGcaatttaaatgaatgcattttaaaaatatgacaatttaaaatcaaataaatacaaatacttaaaatataGTCTAATCCAAATGGATATAAACGTTATATGCAATCAAAATACATAaatttttaatctatatatacaCGCACTGTTATCTGAAAAGAAAACGTTTTTTAATCCAAGAAGAACAGCAGTCAACAGACACCACAGTGGTTGAATCATTTGCTATAttagtttcattaaaatatatttaaatgaataaatatgcatCTTCACGCGTGTGTGGCTGACATATGCATCAGATTAGGTTTATTAGCTCGTTCATGTTAAAACTGCATAACACAAATAGATGGAACTCTTATGTGCAATTCTTGCATGAAGGTTTACTTTATGACACCGGACCAACAGACTCAAGGATATCCCTTCATTTACTACATTTGCATGTCTAGCGCCAAAAAAAAGGCAGGAGGAAATTGCTAAAAACAGCTATTATTTGAAATGGTTTATCAACAGTGGAAATACACATACACTTGAGTGTTTTGGGAGGACAGCTGAAAGCACAAGGCTTGATGCTGGAGAATGCCCTTTTCAATATCACACACCTGGCCGAAATCCAGCTCCCCCTGCTGATTCAGATTCATGTTATTTTGGCTTTGGAGCTCAAACTAGCGGGGCAACAGAACCGGCAATCCAAAAGGACAACCGGATAAGGAAGCGGATTAGACACTAGAACTAAATTCCTGTCAAAGTGATTAAAATAGTATTATCAACAGAGCTCTCAGGGGGGCGATATGAATATCCTGGATAAAACAGCCCCTGTGGAGTTAGTGAAGTGGAGTAGGGCATGCGCCGGCCGGCACCCCAGATACGCTCCTGTCCATGTGCATATTTATCACTGAGTGTCCTACAGAGCAAGCCACCAACCCAAATAcaagagaagaagaaaacacGGGGCGAGGAACTCTCACACTGAGACCATCTGCAGTGGAGCACACCAGGAGACGGGTCCGAGGCCAGCTGTAATCAGATTCATCTCCACAGATGGAGTTTGGATTCTGATCCCAGACCAGAacataatgggtgctgttaatgAACCCAAGCTCCATCCCAGGACAAATGCATCAAAGATTCAACAAAGGTGTCAAGTTTGCAACTAATGGTCATAAATTATAATGCATGTTATAGAATTACTGATATGCATTACAAAATGGTGTCCAATCACAATGATTTTACTTTACCAtggtattctttaaaatatcctaGTGTAAAGAGTGCATATGGTAGTCATTTAGCACCACACATCTAAACAACAATATGCTATGAAACACAAAGGTACTTCCACACTACTTTTATATAAAGAGAAGCGAAAACATTGCAATCACTTTAACCACAGCTACAATAACAATAATGACACAGAGGATACTGTTAAAATCACTTTCAGTAAACAATAGTTATTCTAAtaagttatctttatagttatcactcttggtgtgaacaggccttaacggATTTCATTCTGAAGGTCTCAAATAGCTTTTACAATCATTCATGTTTTCTGGCTCAAGATCAAGGAATGGGAAGGTTAAAGTTTACATGCACAAACAAAGAGCAGTTTTTAGCCAgtgaaatgaaataatgaaataatgaaggtTAGACAGGTTTTGTTTTCCATGACAGTGTAACCCTGGTACATTCAAATATTTGGTTTTCATGATGTCAGTGATGATCATATGCAAACTGTGAatacttaattacattttaatttaactacaAGTTGTAGCAAATGCCAACTAAAGTTCTGTCTGTTCTCCACacaaatgacttcagaagactcgACTACTTTTGTCATGTTTGGAGCACAACAGCTCCAGTCTCCATCCGCTCTTACTGGATCAAAGAATGTGAACATTGTTTAAAACACTTCTAAGAGCGCGTGTTCGAATATTTGAATTTGCGTTCCATGGAACCAAGTCGGGATTACAGCAAGAGGAAATGAGTATAAACGATGGCAGAATTGTACTTTCTTCAGGGAACTACTCCTTTAAACACAACTACCAGGTTTTTCTTCTCAGTAAAACTGGTTCAAATGCCAAATCTGGTAATGTTTATGAAACCTAGTTAACGCGACGCGACCAGAATTGCTCGATGACGTGACGTCGACGCATCGCTTGCTGGTGTAATGCATCCATCATAAACACAAACCTCTTTCTACGGGACTGAATCGATTTTAAAACATCAACATGAAGCAAAAGCCTCAGCGGAGGCGAGAATCACTCACGATAACACGGGGATTGGCGTCCATACAATACAGTAGGGGTAGCGGCTAATGCTCGGGTCTATCCTCTCAAACGCTATGTTATAATTCTTCATGGTCTCTATTTCGACAGCATCCGCCATCACCAGCTGTGAGAAATGAACTTCATTCGTTCCGCTTCCTGGATCTGCAGCGCGCGGGCGACGCGAGCGAGCGGCGCGTTTCCGGAGTCCCTTTGGCTACTGCAGACCACACACCATCAATGGAAAATATTCAGCGATAAAAATAACACTAATAACCATTGAGAGAGAACATGTTTGACACGAATGTACAGATAACTGTAAATGTGCCAGAATTAGACAAAAGGCTATTTTTCAAATGTAGACCCTTGACAGAATGTTAAATGGTCACCCTAAACAAAGACAGAGCATCATTACACAAATATacatcatatgtgtgtgtgttgtgtgtgtgtatgtgtgtgtgtgtgtgtgtgtgtgtgtatgtgtgtgtgtgtatatatatatatatatatatatatatatatatatatatatatatatacataaagtaaaatggcaaaaaaattacagaaacaaATGCACAGTAAAAAGCActactaaaatacaaaatataagtaaattatCTAGACAAAGTAACGATATGAGGGAAAggatagagagaaagagtgagagcgagaaagagagacagagagagagatggcaacATAGCCAAGAGCAATTGGTACAAGGAAGTCTACAGTTAAGAATACAATACTAATGTTGACAGTGCTGAGTTGtcagtaacctttttttttagatgaaactGAAAAGAGCCAAGATTATGTAATCTTCTAATTGCTGATGGATGGAGTTCCAATCCCTTGCAGCTTTGACTGAAATGACTGCAAAAACATCTTTTGAGAGGAATAATACAGTCCCCTCTTTCCCCACACCTTGTAGATCAGTGAGCAGTTGTTCTAATATTCACAAACTGTTTTAGTGGTGAAGTCCGGCTGTAGACCCTTAGAGTCTTAGAGTCTGAAACAGTAGACAAAAATGCTCTTAATCAAGTTATCCCAGTttagcaaattatatatatatatatatatatatatatatatatatatatatatatatatatatatatatatatacacacacacacacacacacatatatatatatatatatatatatatacacacacacacacacacgcacacacacacacacacacacacacacacacacacatatatatatatatatatatgtatatatgtatatatatatatatatatacacacacgcacacacacacacacacacacatatatatatatatatttacgtatacacatatatatacacatatatacatatatatatatatatatacatatatatacatatacacacacaatactaGCTTGCAACTAAgtaattaaacagtaaataatagGAGAAATAATCACGCATTGCACATACATCAAAGCAGCCTTAGACAACATATAATCATGAATAAATCTACAATTTGATAGAATACATCTGACCCGGTTACAGACCTTTTTTACCTGTGCCTTAAATGAATGTATGGAATCTTGTTATCCCTTTCCAATTCAAAAACCTCTAGCACTACACTTAAACTATTAGATTTGGTAAAGAACATACTGTTCTTGTTTAACTGTAAACAGCATTGTTCTAGCCAAGCTGTGACATCCAGGGATTGTGTAAATTAGTGCTGGGTGGTTTGACCAAAAATttatatcacagttttttttctaaattattccgGTTTTCTGGTTTATGATggtttttttcatgcataatcaggtgtacaatgcattttcttCTGGCTTATATTCCAAGACATGCTTGCGGCTAAGGTGCTGGAGCAAATTGCTTGTGTTGCCGCCTTTGGCGACAATTTTAGCCCAACAGCACTTGCATCggatttttggaaaccaaaaaacCTCCAAACAACAGACCAGGCTCTTCTTTTTGGCTGTAACGCCTTTTTCACACATAATCTgcctgcagtgcatatgcagtccgcagcacggactcattgtgctttcacacaggacgtgtttgcagtccgctaccGATCCGCGGCGGATTAGTCcacaacatttgttcattgtttttatttcatatcatgtaataaaatatatatatatatatatattattattatttttttttagcattgtgcgtcttttatcacagaacagtaacaatctttcatagttagtttaaactaaataaatataaataatgcattattcacACATTTTACctctaggtttgtataataagctgctcaagctagcggcaaaacatttaaacacaataattagcctacttttcttgttaaaatgtttcaaatgaaaaCACTACAGACAAAAACAGTCTtgtgcatttaaatctttatcacaagtataacagaaatgactcgaaccagaTGAATTACAGAGTCTATCAGGGCTGTGTTTGAAACaaggagccgaattcctcaggaagtcataaaacattctgtgccacaagtcccaagcaagatgagcaaccaacttgttaacaccacagctttcaacattaacaccactagaacaattattgacaatttcaattagaagaagagaaatttggtgtcaaatgtgttgtttgtaatggaaatgcaacgctggacatcacatgtaaacccatgagatcgagttaaacaattcca encodes the following:
- the tmem222b gene encoding transmembrane protein 222 isoform X1, with translation MADAVEIETMKNYNIAFERIDPSISRYPYCIVWTPIPVLSWLFPFIGHMGICTSTGVIRDFAGPYFVSSSQSGQLYLSEWRIQPLVQKNPDELLKQKQSYHGTGAPQQFSSGLDNILETHLCQTGAKVKCEDNMAFGRPTKYWMLDVSKVYASGSNAWDTAVHNASEEYKQRMHNLCCDNCHSHVAMALNLMHYDNSTSWNMVNLCLLSLIHGKHVSCVGFLKTWLPFCILTIVIVAVTLSLNLR
- the tmem222b gene encoding transmembrane protein 222 isoform X2; this translates as MADAVEIETMKNYNIAFERIDPSISRYPYCIVWTPIPVLSWLFPFIGHMGICTSTGVIRDFAGPYFVSEDNMAFGRPTKYWMLDVSKVYASGSNAWDTAVHNASEEYKQRMHNLCCDNCHSHVAMALNLMHYDNSTSWNMVNLCLLSLIHGKHVSCVGFLKTWLPFCILTIVIVAVTLSLNLR